One Idiomarina loihiensis L2TR genomic window carries:
- a CDS encoding GntP family permease, which translates to MLSMIGLVGGLVLLIVLTLRGMNLFISAPLCAVIVALCSGVPLLTGDVNFVSAYMDGFASFVAAWFFMFLLGSMFGKFMEDTGAADSVARWIINKLGRKQAVLAVVLACAILTYGGVSVFVVAFSVYPMALSLFKDANLPRRFIPAALAFGSVTFTMTSAGSPEIQNWIPVKYLGTSPYAAWEVSLVVAVLMATFGYWWLRKIINRAIANGEKFEAREGDPILLERKLPSPISGLIPLLVVLGLSFTFHDTLQQNALIVALLGGVIAIAVINFKHFHKPQTAIHEATTGALVAIGNTAAVVGFGSIAKITPAFDAAVTAMTSLPGNELVGAAVAVSVIAGLTGSASGGQAIALPEVGPHYMAAGVNPEQLHRIVSISSGALDSLPHNGYVVTTIRAICNEKHSAAYWAVAAVTVVVPLMGLAVAIGLFML; encoded by the coding sequence ATGTTAAGTATGATTGGTTTGGTTGGCGGCCTTGTGTTGCTTATCGTACTCACTTTAAGAGGGATGAACCTGTTTATCAGTGCCCCTCTATGCGCTGTTATAGTCGCTTTATGCAGCGGCGTTCCATTACTCACAGGTGATGTGAATTTTGTCAGTGCCTACATGGACGGCTTTGCCAGCTTTGTCGCCGCTTGGTTTTTTATGTTTTTACTCGGCTCAATGTTTGGCAAATTTATGGAGGATACCGGCGCTGCCGACAGTGTCGCCCGTTGGATCATCAACAAGCTAGGCCGTAAACAGGCAGTACTCGCGGTCGTTCTTGCTTGCGCCATTTTAACCTATGGTGGTGTCAGCGTTTTCGTTGTCGCGTTTTCGGTTTACCCAATGGCACTTAGCTTATTTAAAGACGCTAACCTACCTCGTCGTTTCATTCCGGCGGCGCTGGCTTTTGGCTCCGTCACGTTTACCATGACTTCAGCCGGTTCACCGGAAATCCAGAACTGGATCCCCGTAAAATACCTCGGCACTTCGCCTTATGCGGCCTGGGAAGTCAGTTTGGTGGTCGCAGTATTAATGGCAACCTTTGGCTACTGGTGGTTAAGAAAGATTATTAACCGCGCCATAGCTAATGGTGAGAAGTTTGAAGCACGTGAAGGCGACCCGATATTGCTGGAGCGGAAATTGCCCTCACCCATTAGTGGCTTAATTCCACTGTTAGTTGTTCTGGGGCTCTCTTTTACCTTTCACGACACCTTGCAACAAAACGCCCTGATAGTCGCTTTGCTGGGCGGTGTAATTGCTATTGCCGTTATTAACTTTAAGCATTTTCACAAACCCCAAACCGCCATTCATGAAGCTACCACAGGGGCTTTAGTGGCTATTGGTAATACCGCGGCAGTGGTTGGCTTTGGCAGTATCGCCAAGATTACGCCTGCCTTTGATGCCGCCGTTACTGCCATGACCAGCTTGCCAGGCAATGAGTTGGTCGGCGCAGCGGTTGCAGTGAGCGTTATTGCTGGGTTAACCGGTTCGGCATCCGGTGGTCAGGCAATCGCCTTACCTGAAGTCGGTCCGCATTATATGGCCGCAGGCGTTAACCCCGAACAACTGCACCGCATTGTCTCGATCTCCTCAGGAGCGCTCGACTCGCTGCCCCACAATGGCTACGTAGTTACCACTATTCGCGCTATTTGTAACGAGAAACACAGTGCCGCTTATTGGGCTGTCGCAGCCGTAACCGTTGTTGTGCCGTTAATGGGCCTCGCCGTGGCCATTGGCTTATTCATGTTGTAA
- a CDS encoding PAS domain-containing hybrid sensor histidine kinase/response regulator, protein MLSIEVTVFAAIAYLTILFSIAYRGDRGASNRVRPYRYSLAQGVHCTSWAFFGTITQSAYYGWAFAPTYVGAIIVFILLHSLQLKLLNYCKHQNITSIADLIGTRYGKSPVLAGVVAITAFIAVVPYISLQLRAVTSSFATVTGFDTNPSWIFDLSFLVALTMIGFGFLFGTRRLSLAEQHSGLMDAIAFESLVKLAAFIIVGLFASYTVFDGLADLFQKSFETQHTQDVLAGREYGGYVFAVHMLLGGLSMFSLPRQFHVGYVENTHSDELKTARWAFPLYLFAINFFILPLSLSALHLAPELANQDTFMLVIPLMMDRPDITLIAFIGGLSAATSMVIIALLALSIMVSNDVVMPIWLRMTRQKLRQFSFTPTRILSIRRMTMVVVMFMAYLYYQATIESMPLVNSGLLSLALLTQLTPAILATVLWRSATQTGVLVGLVVGTALWVILLLVPSIGLQPQVTDIDIANGVLISLGANLICFWLFSLISKNVQTDLQSIQSSDDYEQQPSLTWARLRSLLSRFYDDRQLAAIQRRLRMDLLTPEGQSMVPAPMLVRIERELSAVIGTSASRLLLDTVSEQQEFPVSRVVDWATEASKLYQFNRELLQASVENIPQGISVVDQKLRLVAWNRRYLEIFDYPDGLVRAGMPVEELLRYNARRGLLSNSQNTDVEAEIQKRLNFLRTGSTYHYQRQQGELTVELQGSPMPGGGFVTTYSDITERVEAQRQLQKINQELEERVDERTQQLLSAKEAEEKAHESKSRFFAAVSHDLMQPFNAASLFCEMLQSRLPNEYLPLAVNIQRSLDHAEELLTMLLDMTKLDAGNLKPDYQEFSIDQALLPLVERYQAMAKEKQLRFHYHKSSALVKTDRKLLNRIIQNLLSNALRYTQHGRIVLGFRRHQQHLTICIIDTGSGIPEHKQTEIFREFHQLQSSGDNPGLGLGLSIVERMCRLLRIDLSLSSTLDKGTAFSLTLPVIGWQKEPQPVVIKNDSVDEKLLKDMRVLVIDNDPGVLKATAGLLTDWGAETMTASSFDQARKHPPCDLILADYHLDNGNTGIELVVSIRKLWNSNTPAIINSADPDELLREQALEANAYFIPKPLKSGALKRLLKRIRRI, encoded by the coding sequence ATGTTGAGTATTGAAGTCACCGTTTTTGCTGCAATTGCTTATTTAACGATTCTATTCAGCATTGCCTATCGCGGTGACCGCGGCGCATCAAACCGAGTAAGGCCTTATCGTTACTCATTAGCCCAAGGGGTGCATTGTACTTCTTGGGCTTTTTTTGGAACCATCACTCAGTCTGCTTATTATGGCTGGGCTTTTGCGCCGACTTATGTTGGCGCTATTATCGTGTTTATTCTGCTCCACAGCTTACAGTTGAAACTTCTCAACTACTGTAAACACCAGAATATCACGTCAATCGCTGATCTTATTGGAACACGCTATGGCAAGTCTCCCGTGTTGGCTGGAGTTGTCGCTATTACAGCCTTTATTGCTGTGGTGCCGTATATTTCTCTACAACTCCGAGCGGTAACCTCAAGCTTTGCCACTGTTACGGGCTTTGATACTAACCCTTCATGGATATTTGACTTATCATTTCTGGTTGCCTTAACCATGATTGGTTTCGGGTTTCTCTTCGGTACACGTCGTTTGAGCCTGGCAGAACAACACTCCGGCTTAATGGATGCCATTGCTTTCGAATCTCTGGTGAAACTAGCGGCTTTCATTATTGTGGGTTTATTCGCCAGCTATACTGTGTTTGATGGCCTGGCAGACCTTTTTCAAAAAAGCTTCGAAACACAGCATACTCAAGACGTTTTAGCAGGACGAGAATACGGTGGTTATGTCTTCGCCGTGCACATGTTATTGGGTGGCCTATCGATGTTTTCTCTACCACGTCAATTTCACGTTGGTTATGTCGAAAACACACATTCAGATGAATTGAAAACTGCCCGTTGGGCTTTTCCTTTATATCTCTTCGCGATTAACTTTTTTATATTACCTTTGTCTTTAAGCGCCTTACATCTGGCTCCGGAGCTAGCAAATCAAGATACTTTCATGCTGGTAATACCCTTGATGATGGATCGCCCGGATATAACCCTTATTGCTTTTATTGGTGGGTTATCAGCCGCCACTAGTATGGTTATTATTGCCTTACTGGCATTGAGTATTATGGTTTCAAACGATGTTGTCATGCCCATTTGGCTGCGTATGACCCGGCAGAAACTACGGCAATTCAGTTTCACCCCAACCCGAATCCTCTCCATTAGAAGGATGACGATGGTTGTGGTCATGTTTATGGCGTACTTATACTATCAAGCCACCATTGAATCTATGCCATTAGTGAATTCCGGTCTTTTATCTCTAGCTTTATTAACCCAACTTACACCAGCGATACTCGCCACCGTATTATGGCGTAGTGCAACTCAAACCGGAGTATTAGTGGGACTGGTAGTTGGCACTGCGCTCTGGGTCATACTATTACTCGTTCCATCTATTGGACTACAACCACAAGTTACCGATATAGATATTGCCAATGGCGTGCTGATAAGCCTGGGCGCAAACCTCATCTGCTTTTGGTTGTTTTCTTTAATTAGTAAGAACGTTCAGACTGACCTACAAAGCATTCAAAGCAGCGACGACTATGAACAGCAACCCAGCCTCACTTGGGCCCGGTTACGCTCACTCTTGTCCAGGTTTTATGACGACCGGCAATTAGCTGCTATTCAACGGCGTTTAAGAATGGATCTATTAACTCCGGAAGGTCAGTCTATGGTGCCAGCCCCTATGTTAGTGCGTATCGAACGCGAACTATCGGCTGTCATCGGAACTTCGGCCAGCCGCTTGTTACTGGATACCGTATCTGAGCAACAAGAATTTCCAGTATCCCGTGTGGTTGACTGGGCCACAGAAGCTTCCAAACTCTATCAGTTTAATCGCGAACTGTTACAAGCTTCGGTAGAAAACATTCCGCAAGGTATCAGCGTCGTAGATCAAAAGCTCAGATTAGTCGCCTGGAATAGACGGTATCTGGAAATATTTGATTACCCCGATGGTTTAGTTCGTGCCGGTATGCCGGTTGAAGAACTATTGCGTTATAACGCCCGCCGCGGTCTGCTGAGTAACTCACAAAATACTGATGTAGAGGCAGAAATTCAAAAGCGTCTTAATTTTTTGCGTACTGGCAGTACCTATCATTATCAGCGTCAACAAGGTGAGTTAACTGTCGAACTGCAGGGAAGTCCAATGCCAGGTGGCGGCTTTGTTACAACCTACAGTGACATCACTGAGCGAGTGGAAGCACAAAGGCAGTTGCAAAAAATCAATCAGGAGCTTGAAGAACGAGTTGATGAACGCACACAGCAACTATTGTCAGCTAAAGAAGCAGAAGAAAAAGCTCATGAAAGTAAATCTCGCTTTTTCGCAGCAGTCAGTCACGACTTAATGCAGCCGTTTAATGCCGCCAGTCTATTTTGTGAAATGCTGCAATCCCGATTACCTAACGAATATCTACCCTTAGCAGTCAATATTCAACGTTCTCTTGATCACGCCGAAGAGTTGCTCACCATGCTGCTCGATATGACAAAACTCGATGCGGGAAATCTGAAACCTGATTATCAGGAATTCTCTATTGATCAGGCGCTCTTACCCTTGGTTGAGCGTTATCAGGCTATGGCAAAAGAAAAACAACTGCGTTTTCACTACCACAAAAGTTCCGCTTTAGTAAAAACCGACAGGAAACTGCTCAACCGCATTATTCAAAATCTCCTTTCTAACGCTTTGCGTTATACTCAGCATGGCCGCATTGTCTTGGGCTTCCGCCGACACCAGCAACACTTAACAATATGCATTATCGATACCGGTTCAGGTATTCCTGAACATAAGCAAACAGAAATATTCCGAGAGTTTCATCAATTGCAGTCCAGCGGAGACAATCCAGGCCTAGGGCTTGGCCTTTCTATTGTTGAGCGTATGTGCAGGCTGTTGAGAATTGACTTGAGTTTGTCCTCCACGCTGGATAAAGGAACTGCTTTCAGCCTAACTTTGCCTGTAATCGGCTGGCAAAAGGAACCTCAGCCAGTCGTTATAAAAAACGACTCAGTTGACGAAAAACTATTGAAAGATATGCGAGTTTTAGTCATTGATAACGATCCCGGTGTATTAAAAGCAACCGCAGGTTTATTGACCGACTGGGGTGCCGAAACGATGACCGCAAGCAGCTTTGATCAAGCCAGGAAGCACCCACCCTGCGATCTTATTTTGGCCGACTATCATTTAGACAATGGTAATACAGGAATTGAATTAGTCGTTAGCATCAGAAAACTATGGAACAGCAATACGCCAGCTATCATCAACTCAGCTGACCCCGATGAGCTATTACGGGAGCAAGCATTAGAGGCCAATGCTTACTTTATTCCCAAACCCCTGAAAAGTGGAGCTCTCAAACGGTTACTCAAGCGTATCCGGCGTATCTAG
- a CDS encoding response regulator transcription factor, with the protein MARAIIADDHPLFRAAMKQALSESLESDIIEASSFSQLEQQLQQFPQIELVFLDLSMPGNRGLTGLSVLRSQFPDILVVIVSANEDTRVIRQAMALGASGYIPKSVPLPEWQTAVTTVLSGDNWLPESMRTVSLTEPDVEMSDFANKLEQLTPQQFKVLQCIADGLLNKQIAYELGVQETTIKQHASAILRKLKCVNRTQAGILFRQMLDTPDTLE; encoded by the coding sequence ATGGCCAGAGCAATTATCGCTGACGACCACCCACTTTTCAGGGCAGCAATGAAACAGGCTCTAAGTGAGAGTTTAGAAAGTGATATTATTGAAGCATCTAGTTTCTCCCAGCTAGAGCAGCAACTGCAACAATTTCCTCAAATTGAATTGGTTTTCCTCGATCTCTCTATGCCTGGCAACCGGGGATTAACTGGCCTTAGCGTTTTACGAAGTCAATTCCCTGATATTCTGGTTGTTATTGTTTCTGCTAACGAAGATACCCGAGTCATACGTCAAGCTATGGCACTGGGAGCCAGCGGCTATATCCCCAAATCGGTTCCATTGCCTGAATGGCAAACGGCAGTGACGACCGTTTTATCGGGAGATAACTGGTTACCGGAATCTATGCGTACCGTAAGTTTAACCGAGCCAGATGTTGAAATGAGCGACTTCGCCAATAAGCTAGAGCAATTGACGCCGCAGCAGTTTAAAGTTTTACAATGTATCGCAGACGGCTTGTTGAACAAGCAAATAGCTTATGAGCTTGGAGTTCAGGAAACGACGATTAAGCAACATGCATCGGCTATCTTACGTAAACTTAAATGCGTTAACCGCACTCAGGCGGGTATTCTTTTTCGTCAAATGCTAGATACGCCGGATACGCTTGAGTAA
- a CDS encoding TonB-dependent receptor, which produces MKQPNFQKSLIAVAVTTFLATPAALAQQNDNATADDSKLERIEVTARRTTESLQEVPVSVSAFGEKELEQGGIEDITELQFKMPNTTFQVSRGTNSTLTAYIRGIGQQDPLWGFEPGVGIYIDDVYVARPQGAVLEVLDVQRVEVLRGPQGTLYGKNTIGGAMKYVTRELTGYNEFEVKGTVGTHNQRDLKVSGQTALADNFYIGGAFATLNRDGFGEFVNTGAENYNKELMTGRINAKWLASKDVSVKFAADWTQDDSNARGGHRLQPSLLSTEPALDDVFDSYTAMPTDNSVETEGYSVTVDWDIDNAWAFKSVTAYREGNTDTNIDFDSTVNPVLLVPAVYEDEQTTQEFQLNYSSARFNFISGLYFYEGEACGVFGTVLGLLNLTIDNGGCVDTSSAALFGQGTYQIDDHWALTLGGRYTRDEKDADVFRYTYAGVKFLDRGDYSADPIAVNSDFSTKADWSKFSPHASIRYQMDPNLMFYASYSNGFKSGGVDMRADVSLNPDAENPYDPEVVDTFELGVKSELLDGRLRLNASTFYSDYQDMQVTVQRAVSNGVASQVLNAADSTVKGVEFEGSFAATSTLNFTGSVGYINAEFDEVAFFNPNTQQVEDVSNRWSFPNTPELTANLGFNQEFMLSGGALVWSGAVSYRDETQIFEEPSPLDEESYSLVNTSLVWYSSSSNWTVGLHAKNVFDKEYRLSGYNFGSTFGENIVTGYYGNPRTVSLSVGYRF; this is translated from the coding sequence ATGAAACAACCCAACTTTCAGAAATCACTGATTGCAGTAGCGGTAACCACTTTTCTGGCAACTCCTGCTGCTTTGGCGCAACAAAATGACAACGCGACAGCTGATGATAGTAAGTTAGAACGAATTGAAGTCACTGCACGCCGCACCACCGAAAGTTTGCAGGAAGTGCCGGTTTCAGTCAGTGCTTTTGGCGAAAAAGAGCTGGAACAGGGGGGAATTGAAGACATTACTGAGCTTCAGTTCAAAATGCCGAACACCACTTTTCAGGTAAGCCGGGGTACTAACTCTACGTTAACCGCTTATATTCGCGGTATTGGTCAGCAAGATCCCCTTTGGGGCTTTGAACCGGGCGTTGGCATCTATATCGACGATGTATATGTTGCCCGTCCACAGGGCGCTGTATTAGAAGTTCTGGATGTACAGCGTGTGGAGGTTCTGCGAGGCCCTCAGGGCACCTTATATGGTAAAAATACCATTGGCGGAGCCATGAAGTACGTGACCAGAGAGCTCACGGGCTACAACGAATTTGAGGTTAAAGGCACGGTCGGTACTCATAATCAGCGCGATTTGAAAGTATCGGGGCAAACAGCCTTAGCAGATAACTTCTATATTGGTGGTGCATTTGCGACTCTTAATCGTGATGGTTTTGGTGAGTTCGTTAATACCGGTGCTGAAAACTATAATAAAGAGTTAATGACTGGGCGTATTAATGCTAAATGGCTGGCTTCCAAAGATGTTTCCGTGAAGTTTGCGGCAGACTGGACGCAGGATGATTCGAATGCAAGAGGTGGTCATCGCTTACAACCGAGCCTATTAAGCACAGAGCCTGCATTGGACGATGTGTTTGATTCTTACACTGCAATGCCAACCGACAACAGCGTTGAAACCGAAGGGTACTCAGTAACTGTCGACTGGGATATTGATAATGCCTGGGCATTTAAATCGGTAACGGCGTATCGGGAAGGTAATACCGACACGAATATTGATTTTGATTCTACGGTGAATCCGGTTCTGCTGGTACCTGCTGTTTATGAAGATGAGCAGACCACGCAGGAGTTTCAACTTAACTACAGCAGCGCCCGATTCAACTTTATCAGTGGTCTGTACTTCTATGAAGGCGAAGCTTGCGGAGTTTTTGGTACCGTACTCGGCTTACTGAACTTAACTATTGATAACGGCGGTTGCGTTGATACCTCAAGTGCGGCTTTATTCGGTCAGGGAACTTACCAAATAGATGATCATTGGGCTTTGACCCTGGGCGGACGCTATACTCGAGATGAGAAAGATGCCGATGTTTTCCGTTACACCTATGCAGGGGTTAAATTTTTAGATCGGGGCGATTACTCAGCTGATCCCATTGCCGTGAATTCAGATTTCAGTACAAAAGCCGACTGGAGCAAGTTCTCTCCGCACGCCAGTATCCGTTATCAAATGGATCCAAACTTGATGTTTTATGCAAGTTACAGCAATGGCTTCAAATCGGGTGGAGTCGATATGCGTGCTGATGTATCACTAAACCCGGATGCTGAGAACCCCTATGACCCCGAAGTTGTTGATACCTTCGAGCTTGGAGTCAAAAGTGAATTACTTGATGGGCGTTTAAGGTTAAACGCTTCGACTTTCTATTCCGATTATCAGGATATGCAAGTTACGGTACAGCGCGCGGTTTCTAATGGTGTGGCTTCACAGGTATTGAATGCAGCGGATTCAACTGTGAAAGGGGTTGAGTTTGAAGGTAGTTTTGCTGCAACATCAACGCTGAACTTTACTGGGTCCGTTGGCTACATCAACGCCGAGTTCGATGAAGTGGCATTCTTTAATCCAAACACTCAGCAGGTTGAAGATGTTTCAAACCGTTGGTCATTTCCCAATACTCCGGAGCTAACCGCTAATCTGGGCTTTAATCAGGAATTCATGTTGTCAGGTGGAGCGCTTGTTTGGTCAGGCGCTGTATCCTATCGTGATGAAACTCAAATATTTGAAGAGCCTTCCCCATTAGATGAAGAATCTTATTCATTAGTGAACACCAGTCTAGTGTGGTATTCAAGTTCGTCGAACTGGACGGTTGGTCTCCATGCAAAAAATGTATTTGATAAAGAGTACCGTTTATCAGGGTATAACTTTGGCTCGACCTTTGGAGAAAATATTGTGACGGGGTATTACGGTAATCCGCGTACCGTATCGCTTTCAGTCGGTTATCGTTTCTAA
- a CDS encoding E22 family MetX-like putative esterase, with product MKWLRTTFISLTVLLISLPLSADQWVEKQSFTIDSYTTHGGETIKDIKVGWEAYGKLNEAKDNVILITHFFSGNSHAAGKYSEDDPQAGYWDAIIGSGKAIDTDKYYVISVDSLVNAYPNLPNVITTGPASINPDTGKPYGLDFPVVTIRDFVNVQKALLEDLGINKLHAVIGASMGSLQAIEWAAAYPDWVERMVSVIGAGSLDAWTIMGLEQWAQAIKLDPNWNGGNYYDGDAPLEGVTLAQAMITQGAMHPEYINQAVPKQETLPAKGLESVTTELPAVEWLFGASRARAPLADANHILYLVRANQLFVAGHQNTLKDGLKNISAKTLFLPSSNDLLLMPYMAENTAEQLREMGKEVQYEEISGPWGHLNGLFSIQQKAGLLSEFLTKE from the coding sequence ATGAAATGGCTACGGACAACTTTTATCAGCCTTACGGTGCTGCTCATCAGCTTGCCCCTAAGCGCAGACCAATGGGTTGAAAAACAAAGCTTTACTATAGACTCCTATACAACCCATGGAGGAGAAACAATTAAAGACATCAAAGTAGGTTGGGAAGCCTATGGCAAACTCAATGAGGCTAAAGACAACGTTATTCTGATTACTCACTTCTTTTCCGGGAACAGCCACGCGGCGGGCAAGTACAGCGAAGATGATCCACAAGCTGGCTACTGGGATGCCATTATTGGCTCGGGTAAGGCAATTGATACCGATAAATACTACGTTATCAGCGTCGATTCGCTGGTCAACGCCTACCCTAATCTTCCCAATGTTATTACTACAGGGCCTGCCAGTATCAACCCGGACACGGGAAAACCTTACGGGCTGGACTTCCCGGTAGTCACCATTCGAGATTTTGTGAACGTACAAAAGGCATTATTGGAAGATTTAGGCATTAATAAACTGCACGCGGTGATTGGCGCATCCATGGGATCACTGCAGGCCATTGAATGGGCAGCAGCTTATCCCGACTGGGTTGAACGCATGGTGTCGGTCATTGGTGCAGGCTCACTGGACGCATGGACCATTATGGGGCTAGAACAGTGGGCACAGGCCATTAAATTAGACCCCAACTGGAACGGCGGCAACTATTACGATGGCGATGCACCGCTCGAAGGTGTCACTCTGGCACAGGCAATGATCACTCAGGGTGCAATGCATCCGGAATACATTAACCAGGCAGTACCTAAACAGGAAACGCTACCAGCCAAAGGTCTGGAATCGGTCACCACTGAGCTTCCGGCAGTTGAATGGCTGTTTGGTGCGAGCCGGGCTCGTGCACCACTCGCTGATGCGAACCATATTCTCTACCTGGTCCGCGCAAACCAACTGTTTGTTGCCGGTCATCAGAACACTTTAAAAGATGGATTAAAAAACATTTCTGCAAAAACATTGTTTTTGCCATCCAGTAACGACCTGCTGTTAATGCCGTATATGGCGGAAAACACAGCTGAGCAACTTAGAGAAATGGGTAAAGAGGTTCAATACGAAGAAATTAGTGGTCCCTGGGGACACTTAAATGGATTGTTTTCTATTCAACAAAAAGCCGGGCTACTCAGCGAATTTTTAACGAAAGAGTAA
- a CDS encoding long-chain fatty acid--CoA ligase — protein sequence MLGNMMKRPLQIIDLLKFAANRHPRQEIVTRRLEGDIHRYSYAECWQRSGQLAHALQKLGVQPGERVASLAWNTYRHMELYYAVSGSGAVMHTVNPRLFGEQIAWILNHAESGWVFVDLSFVELLESIEDKLPGVKGFVVMTDKNHMPNTKLKNVLCYEELLESEPKDYDWPDVDENSAALLCYTSGTTGNPKGVLASHRAMVLHAQATVSADMLDLRSDTVLMPMVTMYHVAAWGAPYAGPLSGCKLVFTGDGTSGEAMAEMIRTENVTVGLGVPTIWLTLHNYLSENSLDIPSLQRVCVGGAASPMGLVKTYDQEYNVYWQPIWGMTETGPLVHSVPPQADVTHRPKEEQYKLQTTAGRPVFGIEHRIVDAEDTPLPNDGETRGELQVRGHWIASQYFRNDDLSSFPDGWLATGDIAVIDPEGFMKVVDRKKDVIKSGGEWISSLDIENFVSQHQAVNESCVIGVKHPKWDERPLLLVVLNKGESLSKEDIKNFLDGKIARWWMPDDVVFVDELPHTGTGKLIKNTLREQYQNYLQENEL from the coding sequence ATGTTAGGAAATATGATGAAGCGGCCACTGCAAATTATCGATTTACTGAAATTTGCAGCAAACCGCCACCCTCGGCAAGAAATTGTCACCCGACGGCTGGAGGGTGACATTCACCGCTACTCTTATGCCGAATGCTGGCAACGAAGCGGACAATTAGCCCACGCATTACAAAAGCTGGGGGTACAACCCGGCGAGCGTGTTGCCAGTCTGGCCTGGAACACCTACCGTCACATGGAGCTTTATTATGCCGTAAGTGGCAGCGGCGCGGTCATGCATACCGTAAACCCTCGCTTATTCGGCGAGCAAATTGCGTGGATTCTGAACCATGCAGAGAGCGGCTGGGTATTTGTCGACCTAAGTTTTGTCGAGCTACTCGAGTCCATTGAAGACAAGCTGCCCGGGGTAAAAGGCTTTGTAGTGATGACCGACAAAAATCACATGCCGAATACCAAGCTTAAGAATGTGCTTTGTTATGAAGAACTTCTGGAATCAGAACCTAAAGACTATGACTGGCCAGACGTTGATGAAAACAGCGCGGCGCTGCTTTGTTATACCTCGGGCACTACGGGCAACCCCAAAGGCGTACTGGCCTCACACCGAGCTATGGTGCTACACGCCCAGGCAACCGTCAGTGCCGACATGCTCGACCTACGCAGCGATACCGTACTGATGCCTATGGTTACTATGTATCACGTAGCCGCCTGGGGGGCGCCCTACGCCGGTCCTTTATCCGGTTGTAAGTTAGTGTTCACTGGCGACGGTACCTCGGGTGAGGCAATGGCTGAGATGATACGCACAGAAAATGTCACTGTGGGTTTAGGTGTACCGACCATTTGGCTCACTTTGCACAATTATCTCAGTGAAAACTCACTGGATATTCCATCGCTGCAACGTGTTTGCGTTGGTGGTGCCGCTTCACCTATGGGGCTGGTAAAAACCTACGACCAGGAATATAACGTTTACTGGCAACCCATTTGGGGTATGACGGAAACCGGGCCTTTGGTTCATTCGGTGCCACCGCAGGCCGACGTCACTCACCGCCCTAAAGAAGAGCAATACAAGCTACAAACCACAGCCGGACGTCCAGTTTTCGGTATCGAACACCGCATTGTTGATGCCGAAGACACCCCTTTGCCAAACGACGGTGAAACCCGCGGGGAACTGCAAGTTCGTGGACACTGGATAGCCTCGCAGTACTTTCGTAATGACGATTTAAGTAGCTTTCCCGACGGTTGGTTAGCTACAGGTGACATTGCTGTTATCGACCCAGAAGGCTTTATGAAAGTAGTCGACCGTAAAAAAGATGTGATTAAAAGCGGTGGCGAGTGGATAAGTTCTCTAGATATAGAGAACTTTGTCAGCCAGCACCAGGCCGTTAATGAGTCCTGCGTTATTGGTGTAAAACACCCTAAGTGGGATGAACGCCCTCTGCTGCTGGTTGTACTGAATAAAGGCGAAAGTTTATCGAAAGAGGACATTAAAAACTTTTTAGATGGAAAAATTGCACGCTGGTGGATGCCGGACGACGTGGTGTTCGTTGACGAACTGCCACACACCGGAACTGGCAAGCTAATAAAAAATACATTACGTGAGCAATACCAGAATTACTTACAGGAGAATGAATTATGA